The following proteins are encoded in a genomic region of Neoarius graeffei isolate fNeoGra1 chromosome 6, fNeoGra1.pri, whole genome shotgun sequence:
- the gldn gene encoding gliomedin isoform X1 — protein MKTSPSSPQLSWTFHWTLGIISVLTLLNSTGFMLLLLQSREFGNRMDVVESRLEEISQSSVVEFMTEMSRSQQEDLQQNSRNKRSQELEEAQALEQKLQLELEEKLAEVSGDGTREEVLSNEEKNIQEQPDFYHRTVQHNGMMMMMTYSMLPVKVLLDICNSTKGVCLIGPPGPPGVPGVDGMPGYNGTDGIPGLPGETGAPGKRGKKGPPGEKGDPGEAGMKGDPGPRGEKGEPSNDVIVEGPPGPAGPPGAPGLIGPPGPPGPPGPARNRNQRAHLHTDHAQEGFIHAVSNDPMMSQGPGNHRKTSKNAECIIKSVQEPRNLAKMASTFGTWLKDTAVGDDEKIWVAEHFSGRIIKEFSSIAAWQNGSSKSIDVRKFFQGCGHLVHNKSIYYHIAGTYSIAKYNLQTKTLHTLAIENALYHNLSYLLRNSKTYFKMAADESGLWLVFASSIDEIIMVAQLDEKTFSIATYINTSYPRSKAGNAFIACGVLYVTDVKDTRVTYAFDLLKQKPLDVSFDLWTPPSVLSMMSYNPKDRRLYVWDSRHVKSYKVHFLSDEIN, from the exons ATGAAGACGTCGCCGTCGTCCCCCCAGTTGTCGTGGACGTTCCACTGGACGCTGGGCATCATCAGCGTGCTCACGCTGCTAAACTCAACCGGATTTATGCTGCTCCTTCTCCAGAGCCGAGAGTTTGGAAATCGGATGGATGTGGTGGAGTCTCGGCTAGAGGAAATCTCTCAGAGCTCGGTGGTGGAGTTCATGACAGAGATGAGCAGAAGTCAGCAGGAAGATCTGCAACAAAACTCCAGAAATAAAAGGAGTCAGGAGCTGGAGGAAGCTCAGGCTCTGGAGCAGAAACTTCAGCTGGAACTGGAGGAGAAACTGGCCGAGGTTTCAGGAGATGGAACCAGAGAAGAAGTGTTGAGTAACGAGGAGAAGAACATTCAGGAGCAGCCGGACTTCTATCACAGGACAGTGCAGCACaatgggatgatgatgatgatgacgtacTCCATGTTGCCG GTTAAAGTGTTATTAGACATCTGTAACAGCACTAAAGGAGTTTGTCTCATTG GTCCTCCAGGACCTCCAG GTGTGCCAGGTGTGGATGGAATGCCAGGATACAACGGGACAGACGGAATTCCCGGTTTGccaggagaaactggagcacccggtaaACGAGGAAAAAAAG GCCCTCCCGGTGAAAAAGGTGATCCAGGTGAGGCAGGTATGAAAGGTGACCCGGGACCACGTGGTGAAAAGGGAGAACCTTCTAATGATGTGATTGTAGAAG GTCCTCCTGGCCCCGCAGGACCCCCTGGAGCTCCAGGTCTGATTGGCCCACCTGGGCCTCCAGGCCCACCGGGACCAGCCAGAAACAGAAACCAGAGAGCTCACCTGCACACCGACCATGCACAGGAAG GTTTCATTCATGCCGTTTCAAATGATCCGATGATGAGTCAAGGACCAGGGAACCACAGAAAGACTTCAAAAAACG CAGAGTGCATTATAAAGTCAGTACAGGAACCGAGGAACCTGGCGAAGATGGCGAGCACATTTGGAACCTGGCTGAAAGACACAGCAGTGGGAGATGATGAGAAGATCTGGGTAGCAGAACATTTCTCAG GTCGCATCATTAAGGAGTTCAGCAGCATCGCCGCATGGCAGAACGGCAGCAGCAAGTCGATCGACGTGAGGAAGTTCTTCCAAGGATGCGGACATTTAGTTCACAACAAGTCCATTTATTACCACATCGCCGGAACCTACAGCATCGCCAA ATATAACCTTCAGACGAAGACGCTGCACACGCTGGCCATCGAGAACGCTTTGTACCACAACCTGTCCTACCTGCTCCGAAACTCAAAGACCTACTTTAAAATGGCGGCAGATGAAAGCGGCCTGTGGCTCGTCTTCGCCTCGAGCATCGACGAGATCATCATGGTGGCACAGCTGGATGAGAAAACGTTTTCTATAGCGACGTACATCAACACCAGCTACCCGAGAAGCAAAGCAGGAAACGCCTTCATCGCATGCGGCGTCCTCTATGTCACGGACGTTAAAGACACCAGAGTGACCTACGCCTTCGATCTCCTCAAACAGAAACCTCTCGACGTTAGCTTTGATCTCTGGACTCCGCCCAGTGTCCTGTCCATGATGTCTTACAATCCAAAAGATCGCCGTTTATACGTGTGGGACAGCAGACACGTCAAATCCTACAAGGTCCATTTTCTTTCCGATGAAATAAATTAA
- the gldn gene encoding gliomedin isoform X2, with protein MKTSPSSPQLSWTFHWTLGIISVLTLLNSTGFMLLLLQSREFGNRMDVVESRLEEISQSSVVEFMTEMSRSQQEDLQQNSRNKRSQELEEAQALEQKLQLELEEKLAEVSGDGTREEVLSNEEKNIQEQPDFYHRTVQHNGMMMMMTYSMLPVKVLLDICNSTKGVCLIGPPGPPGVPGVDGMPGYNGTDGIPGLPGETGAPGKRGKKGPPGEKGDPGEAGMKGDPGPRGEKGEPSNDVIVEGPPGPAGPPGAPGLIGPPGPPGPPGPARNRNQRAHLHTDHAQEGFIHAVSNDPMMSQGPGNHRKTSKNECIIKSVQEPRNLAKMASTFGTWLKDTAVGDDEKIWVAEHFSGRIIKEFSSIAAWQNGSSKSIDVRKFFQGCGHLVHNKSIYYHIAGTYSIAKYNLQTKTLHTLAIENALYHNLSYLLRNSKTYFKMAADESGLWLVFASSIDEIIMVAQLDEKTFSIATYINTSYPRSKAGNAFIACGVLYVTDVKDTRVTYAFDLLKQKPLDVSFDLWTPPSVLSMMSYNPKDRRLYVWDSRHVKSYKVHFLSDEIN; from the exons ATGAAGACGTCGCCGTCGTCCCCCCAGTTGTCGTGGACGTTCCACTGGACGCTGGGCATCATCAGCGTGCTCACGCTGCTAAACTCAACCGGATTTATGCTGCTCCTTCTCCAGAGCCGAGAGTTTGGAAATCGGATGGATGTGGTGGAGTCTCGGCTAGAGGAAATCTCTCAGAGCTCGGTGGTGGAGTTCATGACAGAGATGAGCAGAAGTCAGCAGGAAGATCTGCAACAAAACTCCAGAAATAAAAGGAGTCAGGAGCTGGAGGAAGCTCAGGCTCTGGAGCAGAAACTTCAGCTGGAACTGGAGGAGAAACTGGCCGAGGTTTCAGGAGATGGAACCAGAGAAGAAGTGTTGAGTAACGAGGAGAAGAACATTCAGGAGCAGCCGGACTTCTATCACAGGACAGTGCAGCACaatgggatgatgatgatgatgacgtacTCCATGTTGCCG GTTAAAGTGTTATTAGACATCTGTAACAGCACTAAAGGAGTTTGTCTCATTG GTCCTCCAGGACCTCCAG GTGTGCCAGGTGTGGATGGAATGCCAGGATACAACGGGACAGACGGAATTCCCGGTTTGccaggagaaactggagcacccggtaaACGAGGAAAAAAAG GCCCTCCCGGTGAAAAAGGTGATCCAGGTGAGGCAGGTATGAAAGGTGACCCGGGACCACGTGGTGAAAAGGGAGAACCTTCTAATGATGTGATTGTAGAAG GTCCTCCTGGCCCCGCAGGACCCCCTGGAGCTCCAGGTCTGATTGGCCCACCTGGGCCTCCAGGCCCACCGGGACCAGCCAGAAACAGAAACCAGAGAGCTCACCTGCACACCGACCATGCACAGGAAG GTTTCATTCATGCCGTTTCAAATGATCCGATGATGAGTCAAGGACCAGGGAACCACAGAAAGACTTCAAAAAACG AGTGCATTATAAAGTCAGTACAGGAACCGAGGAACCTGGCGAAGATGGCGAGCACATTTGGAACCTGGCTGAAAGACACAGCAGTGGGAGATGATGAGAAGATCTGGGTAGCAGAACATTTCTCAG GTCGCATCATTAAGGAGTTCAGCAGCATCGCCGCATGGCAGAACGGCAGCAGCAAGTCGATCGACGTGAGGAAGTTCTTCCAAGGATGCGGACATTTAGTTCACAACAAGTCCATTTATTACCACATCGCCGGAACCTACAGCATCGCCAA ATATAACCTTCAGACGAAGACGCTGCACACGCTGGCCATCGAGAACGCTTTGTACCACAACCTGTCCTACCTGCTCCGAAACTCAAAGACCTACTTTAAAATGGCGGCAGATGAAAGCGGCCTGTGGCTCGTCTTCGCCTCGAGCATCGACGAGATCATCATGGTGGCACAGCTGGATGAGAAAACGTTTTCTATAGCGACGTACATCAACACCAGCTACCCGAGAAGCAAAGCAGGAAACGCCTTCATCGCATGCGGCGTCCTCTATGTCACGGACGTTAAAGACACCAGAGTGACCTACGCCTTCGATCTCCTCAAACAGAAACCTCTCGACGTTAGCTTTGATCTCTGGACTCCGCCCAGTGTCCTGTCCATGATGTCTTACAATCCAAAAGATCGCCGTTTATACGTGTGGGACAGCAGACACGTCAAATCCTACAAGGTCCATTTTCTTTCCGATGAAATAAATTAA